DNA from Coffea arabica cultivar ET-39 chromosome 10c, Coffea Arabica ET-39 HiFi, whole genome shotgun sequence:
AACATATAATCGACCCTTTTTCTGGTTGAACTCCCCTGGCGTTTCTCTCCACTGTAGTTCTTGAAACCAAACATTCACTAAAGGATCATTTGATTTTCACTTTCTTTCCCATTAAAAGTAAAAATGATTAccatttcatttaattttcaaGCATGAGATGCGGAAGGGGTCCATCATGATGCACTGATTTCGTGATTCTGAACAAGTTGAAATTGCAAGAACAtattgagtttgtttggatagagagaatttggatgatttatttgagatatttactgtagcactttttgtgatgtgatgtatgtgagataaaaaggtgattgggaagataaaaaggtgattgggatttgtgaggataaattttgcaaaccaaattctctctatccaaacaaactcattattattattgtgaTTTACAGATTTCTGACATAATACAGTTCGTTTTCGTCTAAATTAAAGCACAAGAACTCCAGAAATAACGAGTCCACCTAGTTGAGGGAACATCGGTTTACTCATTGACTGGAATGCTGCTCAACGTACAAAGACGCGGGTGATGGCCGTGAGGTATTTCATAACCAAAGAATGATTTTACAATTTCGGACACATCCGTGTGTGAATTGTGAAACTGAAACTGTGGTATCTATCCAGTGTCAAAGTGCATGGATGCGTGAACAAATCTAGCCCCACGACTGTTATCGCCGGTGCAATCAATATAAAGGGGCACATGAGGGGCCGACTTTCTTGTTTCACTGTTGCAAGATGACTGGTAGAAAGGGAGGAGGTTGAGCATCTTCTGATTTGGTTTTTACTCGTACTTGATTCTGGAGACTTGGCGAAAGGGAGGCCTTTCTGCATCTGTGTGAAGACGCCATGCCATGATCTGAATTAGCTCAGATGCAATGGTTCAGGGGTGGTTTTGAAGGGAATCCGCATCTTTGTCAGTGTGATCACCAGTTGATGCAACTTCCAGGCTGCCCATCCCAATCCATTTCTCAGCAGCAGCTCCCTCAGAAATTCCTTCTGTTGACAAACTGCACTAAATAATGCCTACTTGGCGCAAGTCCTACTCCACCTATACTTGGCGCCAGTCCACAAAGTTGAAAAACCCCAGTCCCTGGGGGATTTGGTCAGTCAAATCTTGTAAATCCCTTTAATTCTTTTATCTATACACTGACTAGTATATCCTTCTGGGGGAAACGGCAGCAATCAGGTAAAAGCGTTCACATGGGAGTTAATTTTCGGATGCTTTGAACCAATACAGTAGTATATAGAGTGCTGGTGAGcattatattattattgtttgcCTGGCCAGGGAGAATCAGTTGgggttgtcaaaaaaaaaaaaataaagggatGAATTCGCAAAGCCGCCGAAAATGCTAAAGAGAAACCAGCCCTACTATCGGCAATTGCATGgaactaataaataaaaattcgaaTGGACCCCCAAGTCTCAGAGAGTCGGACTCCTCTACTATCAGTACTGGttctataatttttattttaggaGCACTCAGACACCGCGAAAACACACGCTGGCTCATAGGTTTCTATAAGTCGGCCCCCTCTGTACTACATCTAACAAATCTTGTTGGAAGTCAAAAACATATATACAGGCTTAGTCGATACCCCAGGTCAGATTTGCCTTCCTCTCATGTACCGGGTGGTTCCTGCAGAGACCTTAGCGCTCGAGCAGTTTTCTTCTAGTATTATAATCCTGGAAATCATCTCAAAAACAGTTTTAAAAACAAATTACCAGCCATTAACTCTCTAAACAATATCCAAAAATAAGATGAGAATAAAACTAACTCCGGCAGGTTCAAAATTCCAATCTATCATTCGAAAACTCAGTTCTAGAATCTAATTCCTTCCCTACGAAAGATATTGAAATCTTGATTctatcaaaaactcatttcttcCATTCTCATCACTTCACGCGCTCAGGAAACGATGCTGTCACTCAGGGAAAGTGAGGCTAGCTGATCAGCTGGGCCGCTTGCCTGCTGAACATTCTGCAGGACCTCCATTGCCTCAGCAACTTTTGCCTTTAAAGCATCTGGTGATTCCAGTAGATGCAAGACCTCTGTCTGGTCCATCTCCAGAAGCATGCCTGTAACTTTGGCTGCATATTCAGGCTCCAGCTGATCAACCAATGGATACAGATTTTCACCCAACATCTGCCGCATAGAAACATGTTAACAACCATCTAGACAAAACCTATTTACTGAAGCTTCATATAAAATGTTATATCCTACCGTGCGTTGCTGTTCTGGGGATGCATTTGCAAGTGCAGATGCCAGAGCGGTAGCTGGCATTGGCTGACCAATGGCACCTTCTCGGGGAAGCGTCCCACCCATGTCATATGGAGAGAGAACGCCTCCTGCTACACCAGGCATTCGCACATCAGGAACACTGCGGCCAGGTGGATACCTAAACATCCGTCCCCTTGGTAGCATCTGACAAACAAATATTTGACCTTAGTTCTGTTACACGAAAAAATACATACATAACATATACAGTAAGAGACCAACCTGCTGCTGCATCAATGGCACTGGCTGCTGGGCTTGTTGCATTGGCCCTGCTCCACGCCTTCCACCAGGCCGCTGGCCTTGCTGGACCAGTGGCACAAAGAAATTTGGCAAAGGAGCTCCACCAGGTCGCATTCCAGGTACAAGCTGCTGCTGATATCCAAATCCAGCCTAAAAATGCTTATCCCATTTAAGAGTAATGCcacaagaagagaagaaaaaaaaaagaacaaaaggaagggggggggggaggcGGGGAGGGGAAGAAATGTAATGGCAAATACAGCAGTCAAAGGACAAACTATAACCTGTGGAGGGATTATAGTAGGAGGAGCTTGCCCATAATATAGATGTTGTCCAATAGCAGGACCACCAGGAGGATAGAGAGGCATTCTAGGAGCAATAGTTGGCCCTATTGCAACAGGCCTCATTTGCGCAAACTGAGCCTGCATTAACATCAAAATGATGAAGTCTGTCAAGAATTACAGTACCACATTCAGTCTAAGCCACACAAAACACGCTTCTGCAAGGCATTGTCATAACGATTCAGCTATGACAAATTGCAGCACATAATTACTACTATTTCTGCTTTAGGTCCCATGGAACCCTTAAATTTCAGAAACGAAAATTTGAGACCAAAACTGAACAACAAATACAGCAAAACAGGTAAGCTCAAAATCCAGTATACATGTAAGCTGAGAATGCTAAAAATCTAAATGGATATGACAACTAAATTATTGAACTTTTTAAGCACTATTAAGAAAATTCAACCATCAACCATCCACTCATATTCTAATAGACATTGTGCACTTTTTTCTTATGACTGACATAACCAATGAAAATAGAGATTTGACACCCAGAATATGCAAAAGGATGCAAATAACAGCATTTGGCAAGGAGAGTCTCATGCAGGAAAAATCAATATGCCATATGAAAGCATGTTAAATTAAGTGCCATCAGGCGAAGAATTCTTATATGTCATCCACAAAAGCAACCAGAAAACATAAATAAAAGCAGCAAAGGAGAAATCTCCTGAAAGCACGAGACCTGTAATCTTGCTCTTCGCTCTTCTTTCCTCTGCGCCAGTGCAACATAAAGTGGCTTGCTGATCACCATCTTTCCATTCATCTCAGAAAGCTATTAACAAGAAGGAAACAACCTAGTTAGCTTCTCGCCATTCCCCATATAATAGAAACATAATCTAATTTATCATCGTACAGCTCTAGAAGCTTCTTCAGGAGTTGTGAAAGCTACAAAACCTGATCCTCTGCTAATACCACTAGGATCCCGCATAACCTAAAACAAATCAAGAATGTAGTTAGGAGGACATGAACAAACCAAGGTGAACATTTGAAGGACACTCCAACATGGAGAGATGGAAAGGAAGAATAGGACAAGaggatcaattaaaaaaaaaactacagaGATTTGAATATGCACCTTGCATGAGGTTATGGTGCCAAAATCCGAAAACAGTTCCTTAAGTTTATCATCATCAATGCTGTCATCCAGGTTCTTTACATATAAATTCAAACCTTGATATTTGTCTACCACTTCCTTTGCCGTTTGCTCAAATTGACTCTTGAGCTCTTGCTCTCTTTCAGACTTCTTTTGGGCTTTTCCAACATACCACTCCTTGTCATCATATTTTTTTCCATTAAGAGCATCAACAGCTTTGGCAGCATCATCTGCATTCTCAAAGTTGACAAACCCAAAACACTTGGATTTTCCATCTGCATCCCTCATCACCACTGCACTAGTGATTGCTCCATGctccccaaaaattttctttagatCATCATCTGTGGTAGACTCTGATAGATTTTTCACATAGACATTGTTAAATTTGGTCCTACTGAAGGCGGACTCTCTCTCCTGCTTACGAAGGAACTGACCAACATACACTTGCTTATCGTTAATAAGCATTCCATTCAACTTATCAATGGCAGTCTGAGCAGATTCTGCATGGTCAAATTGAACAAAACCATAACCCTTAGATTGGCCATTGCCGTCAGTAGCTATCTTGCATGAAAGAATGTTGCCAAAGGTTGAGAATGTATCATGCAAAGCTTTGTTGTCAATTGCCTTGTCCAGATTCTGCACAGACAAGAACAATTCAATACTCCACACAAAGCATGCATAAGACAATGGCATAGTACAGTAACATTTAACCCTGGTGGTGCTTTAAGAATATAAAGCATAAAATCTCAAGAGAGAAAGAACTGTACAACACTGTTTTATTAATTCTTCAAGATCACAGAATTAGGCTAGAAAATTTACAATGCACAGCATAGTTCAATCAGATTTGATGCTCATGGGCCAAAGGAGGCTACTGAAGTGTACTAGAACAAAGCAAATAatctaaaaactgaaatttgttcATTGCTTTAtcaacaataaaaaatttttaatccaTGTCATGCCAAGTGAGACTATACCCAGAATAAACAAAGGGACCCGCATGGTGCATTAGATAGGGGCAAGTAATAACCCTAATAACTGAAAAGTTATTTAGCATCGTTATTCATTTAATACTAATTGCACAGCAACCCTAGCAACATGCCTTGGCAGTGCTATACTCAAGCCTGATCAATGAATAATGATGGACAGTTGACAATTGATAATACCTTGATAAAGATATTTGCAGTCCCACTCTTACGGATGCTAGGGTCTCGATGAGAGTACATGATCCTGATCGACTTGCCATTGATAGGAGTGAAGTTTAACACATCCATTGCCCTTGTAGCTGAAACAAAGAAAAACGGTATTGGTAGTAAATTTAATGGAAATGAACTTCAGGTAGAAAACTTAAATAAACAGACAAAGAGATGCAATCATATCGCCAAGAAATCAGTAAAAAGAATATCAAGTAAATTTACACAGACTAGTGTACATTACTTCTCTCTAACATTTGGATGGTAATAGACAAGCAGCAGCCTACGTGTGGAGCCGCAAAAGGAAGGTGATATAAAATCAACCTATAAAAGCAAAGGAAAGGGTAgcaatatttatttttcatcTATCCATAAACTACAAACAAAGCTAATAGATAGACTTATCGCCAGAATTGGAGCCACACCCGAATCAAAGTGTCAAACTGAAAATAAATTAACAGCAATAGCTGACCAGCTTACAGCTGACTTGCGTTGTTCAAAAACCTAAAAATTCTAAACTTTAGGCACAACACGCAATCTTGTCAAGCATCCAGAAGTATGCCTACCCATCAATTATCACACACCAAAGCATAAGACGTTAAAGAATACCCTCATGCAAAACATACATTCCAACAAAATCCACAATGCAAGTCCCTATATCGTAGAAAATCATTCATATACATAAATGCCAGGGGAACTTATACAGGAAAAAGAGAacagaaaagaagaaacaagcTTTACCATCCTGAGGATTGCTATAGTTGACGTAGCCATAGCAGAGTGAGCGGCGAGTGCTGAGGTCCCTACAGACCCTTACCGAAACCACTTGTCCCACCTGGTTGAACAGATCGTACAATTGGGAGTCCGTCACGTTGACGTCCAGGTCACCCACGTAAAGCGAGGTTGACAAAAACTGATTCCCTCCACCAATGGGAGCCGCTGCTGCCGCCACAGCAGCACCACCAGCCGGAGCCGCCACTCCATTCAGCCCAGCTGTCACTCCCGCATTCTGCACCTGAATCTGcgccattttttccttttctcaaaaataaaacttatttaaTTTCCCCCTCCTAAATTACTATGACTGTAATTTTtggggaaattaaagaaaaggcGGAGGGCGTGATGAAATTGGGACAAAAATATAAAATCGTCGGAGGATCCGAACGAACAATGAAGACGATGGATAGATAGAGATGATTTTTACTATATATCAATAGATTTtgtattaaaaagaaaaagaaaaaaaaaagaaggagatgaagaagaagaagaaaaagggcaaaaaattttggttttttttttggattttacgGCAGGGGAGGGCAGGGGGAACTGCACCGCAACAGGCGAGAAGACAACAGTGAGGTTTATAATGAAGCACCCAAACGGTGGTGACGTATGAGAAACCCTAACGGGGTTAGGTCTCCACCGTTGGATTCTAATAGGGGTCCCACTTGGCGGTTACATTTTAGACTGAACGGTGAGATAGATTCACGATTCGGTTTCAGTTTGCTTGTGGACGCCGTTAGATGTTTTTGATCAACATTTCAGGTTCAGTTTGATTGTGACACGTGGGGAAATGTGCATGGGAGTTTTAGTAGCGTGGTTGAATCTAGCCGTGGGCTAATGTCATCTGTCGGCTGTATTCCTCTCACTTTTGTACAATCTACGAAAGAAAACTACGTAGTATTTTCATGTCTATCATTTCCTTCCTCAAGAAAAACATTTCTATCTTTTGGTTTCGATATATAGTATTAAAAATCAATCGTTTTTGCTGGGGGAAATGACAGAACATGAAAATGTCTATATGTGAGAAGTGAAAGCCCAAATAAACACGAAtgtttggatagtagattatttaggataaatttttgaaaaaaaatactatGTCAATTTTTTTGATGtaatatatgtaagataaaatggtgataaaaaaatatgtttatgatacaaCTAAATAAATTTGTGTAAATAATTCACTATTCAATTTCCCACTCTTTTGATCATTGATGAATATTTTTGTTACAACCACTCCATGACAAATTCTTCTGTCAATACGGGGACTAAACCACCATCGGACTAGACGGCTGTACGCACCGTGCACCCGTCTGGATTTTTTTAGGAGAGCCATTTTTTAATGTGGCGAATTTGCCTCCCACCCCACTAAGCTTTAATGCATTGATGGTCGCCACTAGCCCAAAGACCggtgattttttaaatttctaccttgatcgaatttttttttttgaaatcaaaagaaTTGAAACTTTTGAAAAGGATAAGTCATACAAACTTTATTTGATTAATATGTAACTTAAGAACGAGTACAAACTAAGACATAATAGCTGTCAAGCTATTGagatgaaaaaaaaggagaaaagagatcACAATTCCCACTTGTGACAAAATATTGTCGAGGTGATGAGTAGGTACCCTTGTGATTGAGACGatgatttctttgttttctttttttctccctcttttttttttttttttatttataaccAGGTCTGAACTTTGATATACAGGTATAGTGGTATGATGGATGGACGAAGAAAAGCCCTAATATTCCGAAGTCGCTTAGTATGATAAATTAACAATTGGTCTCTGCGTTAGTTTGGCCAGAGATCATTAATTAACTGACGATTAATTTTGATGGTTTGGAATTGTGTGTGTTAAGAAGTATTGAGACAGGGAAATCCCGTAGACAATCAACTAATCATGCATGATTTAAA
Protein-coding regions in this window:
- the LOC113714569 gene encoding polyadenylate-binding protein 2-like; protein product: MAQIQVQNAGVTAGLNGVAAPAGGAAVAAAAAPIGGGNQFLSTSLYVGDLDVNVTDSQLYDLFNQVGQVVSVRVCRDLSTRRSLCYGYVNYSNPQDATRAMDVLNFTPINGKSIRIMYSHRDPSIRKSGTANIFIKNLDKAIDNKALHDTFSTFGNILSCKIATDGNGQSKGYGFVQFDHAESAQTAIDKLNGMLINDKQVYVGQFLRKQERESAFSRTKFNNVYVKNLSESTTDDDLKKIFGEHGAITSAVVMRDADGKSKCFGFVNFENADDAAKAVDALNGKKYDDKEWYVGKAQKKSEREQELKSQFEQTAKEVVDKYQGLNLYVKNLDDSIDDDKLKELFSDFGTITSCKVMRDPSGISRGSGFVAFTTPEEASRALSEMNGKMVISKPLYVALAQRKEERRARLQAQFAQMRPVAIGPTIAPRMPLYPPGGPAIGQHLYYGQAPPTIIPPQAGFGYQQQLVPGMRPGGAPLPNFFVPLVQQGQRPGGRRGAGPMQQAQQPVPLMQQQMLPRGRMFRYPPGRSVPDVRMPGVAGGVLSPYDMGGTLPREGAIGQPMPATALASALANASPEQQRTMLGENLYPLVDQLEPEYAAKVTGMLLEMDQTEVLHLLESPDALKAKVAEAMEVLQNVQQASGPADQLASLSLSDSIVS